The genome window AGGCTTCGGTACGTAACATGTTCGCAGCCAATGTTGTAAGCTACAGTAATTTCTTTTTGGTCTTGTTGCtgtataacattttattgatatGACATATGATTTTGAGAATGATATTCCATCATGTGGATATTCTTTTTTCCAATTATCAGGTACAAATGAGAAGACATTAATAGACATACTGACCCACAGAAGTAGCAGTCAAAAACAGGCCATTTCTAGGGCATACGAAGAAACCACAAAAAAGGTCAAATCTTACCTGCTATATTAAAattagtgtgtttgtgtgttcgccaaatgatgaaaatccacttcatttgtttgtcttgAGCAACTCTTGTCGTCTTGTTGTTGTGTTTACAGATTCTTGTTAATGACCTGAAGAGCGATACCGGTGGTGACTTTGAAGATGTGATCGTTAGGCTTGCAACCCTGCCTGCAGTCAACGATTCTAAGGATATAATAAAGGCAACAAAAGTaagttgtgtttcttttttttcacaattagtttttttaatgtgccaTGTTCAAAACGGTGTTTTAGAATGGGAATATGAAATCCATATGAGAATATTTGCATTACCCCcctatttttattcatatgttCTTCAATTTTTATTCCAGGGGGCTGGAACGGACAAGAAAATCCTGATAGAAATATTAGGCTCaaggacaaataaacaaatcaaggACTTGTCTGCAGCTCATGCTGATGGTGAGCTGGAGAAGACcattcatattttaaaggaCAAGCAATTtcctaaatacttttttttattttcattgcccaacagaaacaaagaaaacacttgTACAGAACCTAAAAAACGAAGTCTCAGGGGACTTCGGCAAAGCCATTGTTATGCTGGCTGAGGTGATTATAAACACTTATGTCAATGTACTGCAATTAACTGTAATATAGATACTTTGTaaattaaacacttttaaatagattttgtttgtatttattaactgtCTCACCCTGTAAGGCTGCAAGGGATGAGAGCACCGGTGTGAATGCAGGCAAGGCTAAAGAAGATGCACAGGTAAAAATAACTCATTAATTGCAATGCTTAAGTTTCTCTCGTAGCCTTACACATTAAAACTAATGTGTAGTATTATTCTGTTTGCTTACGTATGAACTGAAAATCTTTTGTctggtttttaaaaataaaatacatgcatTGTTTCCTCTATAGGCCCTCTATAATGCAGGAGAGAAGAAATTTGGAACCGATGAGTCCAAGTTTATTGAGATCCTCTGTAAAAGGAGTATCCCACAACTGAGACAAAGTACAAACATAGTAATCTAAATAACAAATGAGAATGTGCAAAACTGCAGGtgtgtttcaaataaaacttgaaatgtCCCGTTGCAGCATTAGTGGAATATAAAAACATCAGTGGCAAGACTCTGCAGAAGAGCATTGAGA of Triplophysa dalaica isolate WHDGS20190420 chromosome 4, ASM1584641v1, whole genome shotgun sequence contains these proteins:
- the LOC130419211 gene encoding annexin A3-like codes for the protein MAHVWDDFESMLKAPYPPVERGTIKPKANFNVNEDVAALRSAIQGFGTNEKTLIDILTHRSSSQKQAISRAYEETTKKILVNDLKSDTGGDFEDVIVRLATLPAVNDSKDIIKATKGAGTDKKILIEILGSRTNKQIKDLSAAHADETKKTLVQNLKNEVSGDFGKAIVMLAEAARDESTGVNAGKAKEDAQALYNAGEKKFGTDESKFIEILCKRSIPQLRQTLVEYKNISGKTLQKSIEKEMSGDLEELLITIVKCVINTPAYFAEKLHKSMKGIGSDETTLTRIMVSRAEVDMMDIKAEYKKLNQRSLGSDISSDVGGDYCNCLKMICGED